In Streptomyces sp. NBC_01707, a genomic segment contains:
- a CDS encoding pitrilysin family protein, with amino-acid sequence MTSRSSVATARTSSEARAVARTQTLLKGTNGIGTVRRTVLPGGLRIVTETLPSVRSATFGIWANVGSRDETPSLNGATHYLEHLLFKGTAKRSALDISSAIDAVGGEMNAFTAKEYTCYYARVLDTDLPLAIDVVCDMLTGSLIAAEDVDAERGVILEEIAMTEDDPGDCVHDLFAHTMLGDTPLGRPVLGTVDTINALNRGQIARFYKKHYDPTHLVVAAAGNVDHATVVRQVRKAFERAGALSRTDAVPVAPREGSRTLRTAGRVELLNRKTEQAHVVLGVPGLARTDDRRWALGVLNTALGGGMSSRLFQEVREKRGLAYSVYSYTSGFADCGLFGVYAGCRPSQVHDVLKICRDELDRVASDGLSDEEIGRAIGQLSGSTVLGLEDTGALMNRIGKSELCWGEQMSVDDMLSRIAQVTPDDVRAVAGEVLGQRPSLSVIGPLKDKQAGRLDEAVS; translated from the coding sequence CTTCTCAAGGGCACCAACGGCATCGGCACCGTTCGCCGCACGGTTCTCCCCGGCGGCCTCCGGATCGTCACCGAGACCCTGCCCTCCGTACGCTCCGCCACCTTCGGTATCTGGGCCAACGTCGGATCACGCGACGAGACGCCCAGCCTGAACGGCGCGACGCACTACCTCGAGCACCTCCTCTTCAAGGGCACGGCCAAGCGCAGCGCCCTCGACATCTCGTCCGCGATCGACGCGGTCGGCGGCGAGATGAACGCCTTCACGGCGAAGGAGTACACCTGCTACTACGCGCGGGTCCTCGACACCGACCTGCCGCTGGCCATCGATGTCGTCTGCGACATGCTGACCGGCTCGCTGATCGCCGCCGAGGACGTCGACGCCGAGCGTGGCGTCATCCTCGAAGAGATCGCGATGACCGAGGACGACCCGGGCGACTGCGTGCACGACCTGTTCGCGCACACGATGCTCGGCGACACGCCCCTGGGCCGCCCGGTCCTCGGCACGGTCGACACGATCAACGCGCTGAACCGTGGTCAGATCGCCCGCTTCTACAAGAAGCACTACGACCCCACCCACCTGGTCGTCGCCGCCGCCGGCAACGTCGACCACGCCACGGTCGTACGCCAGGTCCGCAAGGCCTTCGAGCGCGCCGGCGCCCTGTCGCGCACGGATGCCGTCCCGGTCGCACCCCGCGAAGGGTCCCGCACCCTCCGCACCGCGGGCCGGGTCGAGCTGCTGAACCGCAAGACAGAGCAGGCCCATGTCGTCCTCGGCGTCCCCGGCCTCGCCCGCACCGACGACCGACGCTGGGCGCTCGGGGTACTCAACACCGCCCTGGGCGGTGGCATGAGCTCCCGCCTCTTCCAGGAGGTACGGGAGAAGCGCGGCCTCGCCTACAGCGTGTACTCGTACACCTCGGGCTTCGCCGACTGCGGACTCTTCGGCGTGTACGCGGGGTGCCGGCCCAGCCAGGTCCACGACGTCCTGAAGATCTGCCGCGACGAACTCGACCGGGTAGCGTCCGACGGACTGAGCGACGAAGAGATCGGCCGCGCCATCGGGCAGCTCTCCGGCTCCACCGTCCTCGGCCTGGAGGACACCGGCGCCCTGATGAACCGTATCGGCAAGAGCGAGCTGTGCTGGGGCGAGCAGATGTCGGTCGACGACATGCTGAGCCGGATAGCGCAGGTCACCCCGGACGACGTCCGGGCAGTGGCCGGCGAGGTACTCGGACAGCGCCCCTCGCTCTCCGTCATCGGTCCGCTCAAGGACAAGCAGGCCGGCCGCCTCGACGAAGCGGTCTCCTAA